Proteins from one Telopea speciosissima isolate NSW1024214 ecotype Mountain lineage chromosome 1, Tspe_v1, whole genome shotgun sequence genomic window:
- the LOC122638916 gene encoding pyruvate dehydrogenase E1 component subunit alpha-3, chloroplastic-like isoform X2: MSSALSAIKILQPLPLPTTTTRFPENPVLEPLKSNSSFLGSTHKLRFNSLKPSSSSQRRSAVVAVSDVVKEKKLKSNSSLANLITKEEGLELYEDMVLGRAFEDMCAQMYYRGKMFGFVHLYNGQEAVSTGFIKLLKKEDSVCSTYRDHVHALSKGVPARSVMSELFGKATGCCRGQGGSMHMFSKDHNLLGGFAFIGEGIPVATGAAFTSKYKREVLKQADCDHVTLAFFGDGTCNNGQFFECLNMAALWKLPIVFVVENNLWAIGMSHLRATSDPEIWKKGPAFGMPGVHVDGMDVLKVREVAKEAITRARRGEGPTLVECETYRFRGHSLADPDELRDPAEKARYAARDPIMALKKYMTANNLASEAELKAIDKKIDELIEDAVEFADASPLPPRSQLLENVFADPKGFGIGPDGKYRCEDPKFTEGTAQV; this comes from the exons ATGTCTTCAGCTTTATCGGCAATTAAGATCCTCCAGCCACTCCCTCTGCCCACAACCACCACCAGATTCCCAGAAAACCCCGTCTTAGAGCCCCTCAAATCCAACTCTTCCTTCCTCGGCTCAACCCACAAACTCCGCTTCAATTCCCTCAagccctcttcctcttctcaacGTCGATCTGCCGTTGTTGCGGTCTCCGATGTCGTCAAGGAGAAGAAGCTCAAATCCAATTCCTCTCTAGCAAATCTG ATCACCAAGGAGGAAGGTCTGGAGCTTTACGAAGACATGGTTTTGGGTAGAGCTTTCGAGGACATGTGCGCTCAGATGTACTACAGAGGTAAAATGTTCGGCTTCGTTCACCTCTACAACGGCCAAGAAGCCGTGTCGACGGGATTCATCAAGCTCTTGAAGAAGGAGGATTCCGTGTGCAGTACGTACCGTGATCACGTTCACGCCCTCAGCAAAGGTGTCCCGGCGCGCTCCGTGATGAGTGAACTCTTCGGCAAGGCCACTGGGTGCTGTCGAGGCCAGGGTGGGTCCATGCATATGTTCTCCAAGGATCATAACCTTCTCGGCGGCTTCGCCTTCATTGGCGAAGGAATTCCGGTCGCTACAGGGGCTGCTTTCACTTCCAAGTATAAGAGGGAGGTTCTAAAACAGGCTGACTGCGATCATGTGACGTTGGCCTTCTTCGGTGATGGAACCTGTAACAATGGGCAGTTCTTCGAGTGCTTGAACATGGCGGCCTTGTGGAAGTTGCCTATTGTGTTCGTCGTCGAGAATAATTTGTGGGCAATTGGGATGTCGCACCTGAGGGCCACCTCAGATCCTGAGATTTGGAAGAAGGGACCTGCTTTCGGGATGCCTGGGGTGCATGTGGATGGGATGGATGTTTTGAAGGTGAGGGAAGTGGCCAAGGAGGCCATCACTAGGGCTCGAAGAGGCGAAGGACCGACTTTGGTAGAGTGTGAGACCTATAGATTTAGAGGACACTCGTTGGCTGATCCCGATGAGCTCCGCGACCCTG CTGAGAAGGCTCGCTATGCTGCAAGAGACCCCATTATGGCTCTGAAGAAATACATGACTGCAAACAATCTGGCCAGTGAGGCGGAGTTGAAGGCCATAGATAAGAAGATTGATGAATTGATTGAGGATGCCGTAGAGTTTGCAGATGCAAGCCCTCTTCCACCTCGCAGCCAACTGCTGGAGAATGTGTTTGCGGACCCAAAGGGTTTTGGAATTGGCCCTGATGGGAAGTACAGATGCGAGGATCCTAAATTCACAGAAGGCACTGCTCAGGTGTGA
- the LOC122638916 gene encoding pyruvate dehydrogenase E1 component subunit alpha-3, chloroplastic-like isoform X1, whose protein sequence is MSSALSAIKILQPLPLPTTTTRFPENPVLEPLKSNSSFLGSTHKLRFNSLKPSSSSQRRSAVVAVSDVVKEKKLKSNSSLANLLITKEEGLELYEDMVLGRAFEDMCAQMYYRGKMFGFVHLYNGQEAVSTGFIKLLKKEDSVCSTYRDHVHALSKGVPARSVMSELFGKATGCCRGQGGSMHMFSKDHNLLGGFAFIGEGIPVATGAAFTSKYKREVLKQADCDHVTLAFFGDGTCNNGQFFECLNMAALWKLPIVFVVENNLWAIGMSHLRATSDPEIWKKGPAFGMPGVHVDGMDVLKVREVAKEAITRARRGEGPTLVECETYRFRGHSLADPDELRDPAEKARYAARDPIMALKKYMTANNLASEAELKAIDKKIDELIEDAVEFADASPLPPRSQLLENVFADPKGFGIGPDGKYRCEDPKFTEGTAQV, encoded by the exons ATGTCTTCAGCTTTATCGGCAATTAAGATCCTCCAGCCACTCCCTCTGCCCACAACCACCACCAGATTCCCAGAAAACCCCGTCTTAGAGCCCCTCAAATCCAACTCTTCCTTCCTCGGCTCAACCCACAAACTCCGCTTCAATTCCCTCAagccctcttcctcttctcaacGTCGATCTGCCGTTGTTGCGGTCTCCGATGTCGTCAAGGAGAAGAAGCTCAAATCCAATTCCTCTCTAGCAAATCTG CTGATCACCAAGGAGGAAGGTCTGGAGCTTTACGAAGACATGGTTTTGGGTAGAGCTTTCGAGGACATGTGCGCTCAGATGTACTACAGAGGTAAAATGTTCGGCTTCGTTCACCTCTACAACGGCCAAGAAGCCGTGTCGACGGGATTCATCAAGCTCTTGAAGAAGGAGGATTCCGTGTGCAGTACGTACCGTGATCACGTTCACGCCCTCAGCAAAGGTGTCCCGGCGCGCTCCGTGATGAGTGAACTCTTCGGCAAGGCCACTGGGTGCTGTCGAGGCCAGGGTGGGTCCATGCATATGTTCTCCAAGGATCATAACCTTCTCGGCGGCTTCGCCTTCATTGGCGAAGGAATTCCGGTCGCTACAGGGGCTGCTTTCACTTCCAAGTATAAGAGGGAGGTTCTAAAACAGGCTGACTGCGATCATGTGACGTTGGCCTTCTTCGGTGATGGAACCTGTAACAATGGGCAGTTCTTCGAGTGCTTGAACATGGCGGCCTTGTGGAAGTTGCCTATTGTGTTCGTCGTCGAGAATAATTTGTGGGCAATTGGGATGTCGCACCTGAGGGCCACCTCAGATCCTGAGATTTGGAAGAAGGGACCTGCTTTCGGGATGCCTGGGGTGCATGTGGATGGGATGGATGTTTTGAAGGTGAGGGAAGTGGCCAAGGAGGCCATCACTAGGGCTCGAAGAGGCGAAGGACCGACTTTGGTAGAGTGTGAGACCTATAGATTTAGAGGACACTCGTTGGCTGATCCCGATGAGCTCCGCGACCCTG CTGAGAAGGCTCGCTATGCTGCAAGAGACCCCATTATGGCTCTGAAGAAATACATGACTGCAAACAATCTGGCCAGTGAGGCGGAGTTGAAGGCCATAGATAAGAAGATTGATGAATTGATTGAGGATGCCGTAGAGTTTGCAGATGCAAGCCCTCTTCCACCTCGCAGCCAACTGCTGGAGAATGTGTTTGCGGACCCAAAGGGTTTTGGAATTGGCCCTGATGGGAAGTACAGATGCGAGGATCCTAAATTCACAGAAGGCACTGCTCAGGTGTGA
- the LOC122638983 gene encoding AT-hook motif nuclear-localized protein 28-like: protein MAKYGGGGSSLSQTRDYHSHTSDEDDDHSPSRTGALFMIHSGTRSDVTPQTKPNSSNNKSVAGSGSASGTDVGSSGEINRKPRGRPPGSKKKRKPPIVITRDSDTAMRPVILELSAGTDIVEMVSQYARRRHVGLCVLSGSGTVAKVTLRLHVPHASTLMLHGPYHILSLSATFLCSSVSSSKSSSSTSITSPSITISLAGAQGQVFGGTVAGSLTAASNVVLVAASFVNPSFQKLPICEEEETEDVKPNVGGCSASGTDACTETNTSMPMNVYSVQSPTPLSCQISPDVLSWPSTTRSSHY from the coding sequence ATGGCAAAGTACGGTGGAGGAGGAAGCTCGCTCTCACAAACTCGAGACTACCACAGCCATACCTCCGACGAAGACGACGATCATAGCCCCTCCAGAACCGGAGCTCTCTTCATGATTCATTCTGGAACCCGCAGCGATGTTACACCACAAACGAAGCCCAACAGTTCCAACAATAAATCTGTCGCTGGTTCCGGCTCTGCCTCCGGCACAGATGTTGGGTCATCCGGTGAGATCAATCGGAAGCCCCGAGGCCGACCACCGGGTTCGAAAAAGAAACGAAAACCACCAATAGTGATTACCAGAGACAGTGACACTGCAATGAGACCTGTTATTCTCGAACTCTCCGCCGGCACCGACATTGTAGAGATGGTTTCTCAGTACGCGCGCCGCCGCCACGTGGGGCTCTGTGTTTTAAGCGGTTCCGGCACTGTCGCGAAGGTTACCCTTCGGTTACATGTCCCTCACGCGTCTACTCTTATGCTCCATGGACCATaccatattctctctctctccgccACATTTCTGTgttcctctgtttcttcttcgaAATCGTCTTCTTCGACTTCGATTACTTCGCCGTCCATTACGATCTCTCTTGCAGGAGCTCAAGGTCAGGTCTTTGGAGGAACGGTTGCAGGATCGCTTACTGCTGCTAGTAATGTTGTTTTGGTTGCGGCTTCGTTTGTTAATCCTTCGTTTCAGAAGCTTCCTATTTGTGAAGAGGAAGAAACAGAGGATGTGAAACCTAATGTTGGTGGTTGCTCTGCTTCTGGGACTGATGCTTGCACAGAGACTAATACAAGCATGCCCATGAATGTTTACAGTGTTCAAAGCCCAACCCCTTTGAGTTGCCAAATTTCTCCTGATGTTTTGTCTTGGCCCTCCACCACTCGTTCTTCACATTACTAA
- the LOC122638945 gene encoding granule-bound starch synthase 1, chloroplastic/amyloplastic-like — translation MATVTASQFVSRSSHLNSGGASGPQTKATWAQIGLRNQTVTHNGLRSLNKVDMIQMRTNAKANTKHARKKGFKTENDGRFGTIVCGKGMNLIFVGAEVGPWSKTGGLGDVLGGLPPAMAANGHRVMTVSPRYDQYKDAWDTEVKVEIKVGDITETVRFFHCYKRGVDRVFVDHPIFLEKVWGKTGSKVYGPMAGEDYQDNQLRFSLLCQAALEAPRVLNLNSSKHFSGPYGEDVVFIANDWHTALLPCYLKSMYKPRGISKNAKVAFCIHNIAYQGRFAFSDFSLLNLPDQFKSSFDFIDGYEKPAKGRKINWMKAGILESDRVITVSPYYAEELVSGVDKGVELDNIIRKTGITGIVNGMDIQEWNPSTDKYIDVKYDATTVLNAKPLLKEALQAEVGLPVDRNIPVIGFIGRLEEQKGSDILAAAIPQFIGENVQIVVLGTGKKPMEKQLEQLEVKYTDKARGIAKFNVPLAHMIIAGADFMLIPSRFEPCGLIQLHAMRYGTVPIVASTGGLVDTVKEGFTGYQMGSFNVECDAVDPADVTAVTTTIKRALRMCGTLALEEMITNCMAQDLSWKEPSKKWEQLLLSLEISGSEPGIDGEEIAPLAKENVATP, via the exons ATGGCAACTGTGACTGCATCACAATTCGTTTCTAGAAGCTCACACCTCAACAGCGGGGGAGCATCTGGCCCTCAGACTAAGGCAACATGGGCACAGATTGGCCTCAGAAATCAAACAGTGACTCACAATGGGTTAAGGTCTTTGAATAAAGTTGATATGATACAGATGAGAACCAATGCTAAAGCAAATACAAAGCATGCAAGAAAGAAGGGATTCAAAACTGAAAATGACGGGCGGTTTGGAACCATTGTATGCGGAAAAGGAATGAACTTGATCTTTGTGGGAGCAGAGGTTGGTCCATGGAGCAAAACCGGTGGTCTTGGTGATGTTCTTGGAGGACTACCACCAGCTATGGCG GCCAATGGTCACCGAGTTATGACGGTCTCTCCACGTTATGACCAGTACAAGGATGCTTGGGATACAGAAGTTAAGGTTGAG ATTAAAGTTGGGGACATAACTGAAACAGTTCGGTTCTTCCACTGTTACAAACGAGGAGTTGATCGTGTTTTTGTCGATCATCCTATTTTCCTTGAGAAG GTATGGGGAAAAACTGGTTCCAAGGTCTATGGTCCTATGGCTGGAGAGGATTATCAGGACAACCAACTCAGATTCAGCTTGTTATGTCAG GCAGCTCTAGAAGCTCCAAGGGTTCTGAATCTCAACAGCAGCAAACATTTCTCTGGACCATATG GAGAGGATGTTGTGTTCATTGCCAATGACTGGCACACGGCTCTTCTCCCATGCTACCTGAAAAGTATGTACAAGCCTAGAGGGATTTCCAAAAATGCTAAG GTTGCTTTCTGCATTCACAACATTGCCTACCAAGGCAGATTTGCCTTCTCGGACTTCTCACTTCTCAATCTTCCAGACCAGTTTAAGagttcttttgattttatagatgG GTATGAGAAGCCAGcaaagggaaggaaaattaaTTGGATGAAGGCTGGAATATTAGAATCAGACAGGGTCATCACTGTCAGCCCATATTATGCTGAAGAACTTGTTTCAGGTGTAGATAAGGGTGTGGAGTTGGATAACATCATTCGCAAGACCGGAATTACTGGTATTGTGAATGGGATGGATATTCAAGAGTGGAACCCATCTACGGACAAATATATTGATGTCAAATATGATGCTACAACT GTGTTGAATGCCAAACCTCTTTTGAAGGAAGCACTTCAAGCTGAGGTTGGTTTGCCTGTGGATAGAAATATCCCTGTCATAGGTTTCATTGGTAGACTTGAGGAGCAGAAAGGCTCAGATATCCTAGCAGCCGCCATTCCCCAATTTATTGGAGAGAACGTTCAGATTGTGGTTCTT GGTACAGGTAAAAAACCAATGGAGAAGCAACTTGAACAGTTGGAGGTAAAATATACAGATAAGGCCAGAGGCATCGCAAAATTCAATGTACCCCTGGCACATATGATCATTGCTGGTGCTGATTTTATGTTGATCCCAAGTAGGTTTGAACCATGTGGCCTCATTCAATTACATGCCATGCGATATGGAACG GTTCCTATCGTTGCATCGACTGGTGGACTTGTTGACACTGTGAAGGAAGGTTTCACAGGATATCAGATGGGAAGCTTCAATGTAGAG TGTGATGCTGTTGATCCGGCTGATGTGACTGCTGTGACGACAACCATTAAGAGGGCCCTTAGGATGTGTGGTACTCTTGCTTTAGAAGAGATGATAACAAACTGCATGGCTCAAGATCTATCCTGGAAG GAACCTTCCAAGAAGTGGGAGCAGTTGCTATTGAGCCTGGAAATTTCAGGAAGTGAACCTGGAATCGATGGTGAGGAAATCGCTCCCCTTGCGAAGGAGAATGTAGCCACTCCTTGA